A genomic segment from Actinoplanes sichuanensis encodes:
- a CDS encoding ABC transporter permease: MIAMSLSRGHVELLQFLRDRTAVIFTFFFPALLLLLFGTIFGSESTESGVAVSRIFTASMIAYGILNTAFVTMGSGLAMDREDGTLKRLRGTPMPATAYLIGKGLLVFALSVAEVAFLILMGVVVFDMPLPPADHWVTFLWIFVLSTVACSLLGIAVSGLVKNARNAGAILNVPVVALQFISGVFIHPMTQLPEWLQNVASIFPVRWMAQGFRYVFLPDGAKAQEIGGEWHLGTVAVVLGVWCVVGLILCLVTFRWSGRDK, from the coding sequence ATGATCGCGATGAGTCTGAGCCGCGGCCACGTGGAACTGCTCCAGTTCCTGCGGGACCGGACCGCGGTGATCTTCACCTTCTTCTTCCCGGCGCTGCTCCTGCTGCTGTTCGGCACCATCTTCGGCAGCGAGTCGACCGAGTCCGGGGTGGCGGTCAGCCGGATCTTCACGGCCAGCATGATCGCCTACGGCATCCTCAACACGGCGTTCGTGACGATGGGCTCCGGGCTCGCGATGGATCGTGAGGACGGGACGCTCAAGCGGCTCCGCGGCACACCGATGCCGGCTACGGCGTACCTCATCGGCAAGGGTCTTCTGGTTTTCGCCCTGAGCGTGGCCGAGGTCGCCTTCCTGATCCTGATGGGCGTCGTGGTCTTCGACATGCCGCTGCCGCCGGCCGACCACTGGGTGACCTTCCTGTGGATCTTCGTGCTGTCGACGGTGGCCTGTTCGCTGCTCGGCATCGCGGTCAGCGGCCTGGTCAAGAACGCCCGCAACGCCGGCGCCATCCTGAACGTGCCGGTGGTGGCGCTGCAGTTCATCTCCGGGGTGTTCATCCACCCGATGACCCAGCTGCCGGAGTGGCTGCAGAACGTCGCGTCGATCTTCCCGGTCCGCTGGATGGCGCAGGGCTTCCGCTACGTCTTCCTGCCCGACGGGGCGAAGGCGCAGGAGATCGGTGGCGAATGGCACCTCGGCACGGTGGCCGTGGTGCTCGGTGTGTGGTGTGTGGTCGGATTGATCCTGTGCCTGGTGACGTTCCGGTGGAGCGGTCGCGACAAGTGA
- the rnhA gene encoding ribonuclease HI: MSVVQIYTDGACAPNPGPGGWGAVLRWGTAEKDLCGGEATSTTNNRMELMAPIRALEALNRAPLTVEIYTDSVYVRNGITQYMHNWKRNGWMTSARQPVKNVDLWKRLDEAVRRHDVSWHWVKGHAGHPENERADRLAARGLREAVEAAKPEG; encoded by the coding sequence ATGAGCGTGGTGCAGATCTACACCGACGGGGCGTGCGCCCCGAATCCCGGTCCGGGCGGCTGGGGCGCGGTGCTGCGCTGGGGTACGGCGGAGAAGGATCTCTGCGGTGGCGAGGCGACGTCGACCACGAACAACCGGATGGAGCTGATGGCCCCGATCCGGGCGCTGGAGGCGCTGAACCGGGCACCGCTCACGGTGGAGATCTACACCGACAGCGTCTACGTGCGCAACGGCATCACGCAGTACATGCACAACTGGAAGCGGAACGGCTGGATGACCTCGGCCCGGCAACCGGTGAAGAACGTGGACCTGTGGAAACGGCTGGACGAGGCGGTCCGGCGGCACGACGTCAGCTGGCACTGGGTGAAGGGGCACGCCGGGCACCCGGAGAACGAGCGGGCCGACCGGCTGGCCGCCCGTGGGCTGCGTGAGGCGGTCGAGGCGGCGAAGCCCGAAGGCTGA
- a CDS encoding ABC transporter ATP-binding protein produces MADESGWAGLMVGGDAAAVEVRDVVVRYGDTTAVDGVSLTLPRGRVLALLGHNGAGKTSLLQVCEGFRRPDDGVARVLGLDPVGDHDELMPRLGIMLQSGGVYPWATAGEILRLFASFAAHPLDTDMLLDRLGLRRFERTRFRRLSGGEQQRLSLAVALVGRPELVFLDEPTAGMDTEARHTTWQLIEELRADGVSVLLTTHLLDEAERLADDVVIMRSGTVAATGTPAELTSAAAVDVLEVRADPGLDLTGLRAGRTVAEPAPGQYTISGDLHTAGLAEVLAWFAAAGADVTAINTRRRTLEDVYLSLTTTQTPVGAAK; encoded by the coding sequence GTGGCGGACGAATCCGGATGGGCGGGACTCATGGTTGGTGGCGACGCGGCCGCGGTCGAGGTACGGGACGTCGTGGTGCGTTACGGCGACACGACAGCCGTCGACGGGGTGTCCCTGACCCTGCCCCGCGGGCGGGTGCTCGCCCTGCTCGGGCACAACGGCGCCGGCAAGACCAGCCTGCTCCAGGTCTGTGAGGGCTTCCGCCGGCCGGATGACGGCGTCGCGCGGGTGCTCGGGCTCGACCCGGTCGGCGACCACGACGAGCTGATGCCCCGGCTCGGGATCATGCTGCAGTCGGGTGGTGTCTACCCGTGGGCGACGGCGGGCGAGATCCTGCGGCTGTTCGCGTCGTTCGCGGCGCACCCGCTCGACACCGACATGCTGCTGGACCGGCTCGGGCTGCGGAGATTCGAGCGCACCCGGTTCCGTCGGCTGTCCGGTGGCGAGCAGCAGCGGCTCAGCCTCGCGGTCGCCCTGGTCGGCCGACCCGAGCTGGTCTTCCTCGACGAGCCGACGGCCGGGATGGACACCGAGGCCCGGCACACCACCTGGCAACTGATCGAGGAGTTGCGCGCCGACGGTGTGTCGGTGCTGCTGACCACCCATCTGCTGGACGAGGCGGAGCGGCTCGCCGACGACGTGGTGATCATGCGGTCGGGGACCGTCGCGGCGACCGGCACACCCGCCGAGCTGACCTCGGCCGCCGCCGTCGACGTGCTGGAGGTGCGGGCCGATCCGGGTCTCGATCTGACCGGGCTGCGTGCCGGGCGGACCGTCGCCGAGCCCGCCCCCGGGCAGTACACGATCTCCGGCGACCTGCACACCGCCGGTCTCGCCGAGGTGCTGGCCTGGTTCGCCGCGGCCGGCGCCGACGTGACCGCGATCAACACCCGCCGCCGCACCCTCGAGGACGTCTACCTCTCCCTGACCACCACCCAGACCCCGGTCGGAGCCGCCAAGTGA
- a CDS encoding response regulator transcription factor gives MIRILLVDDHPVVRMGLRGMLDAEPDLSVVGEASSGAEGFEQAVALTPDIVLMDLRMPGGDGVEATGRILSAAPGVRVMVLTTYESDRDILRAIEAGAAGYLLKDASPKELADAVRAAARGETVLAPSVASTLVRQVRSPAPPALSARETEVLKLVASGLTNADIGKRLFISEATVKTHLLRVFNKLDVADRTAAVTTAMRHGLL, from the coding sequence GTGATCCGCATCCTTCTGGTCGATGATCACCCCGTGGTGCGGATGGGGCTGCGGGGGATGCTCGACGCCGAACCCGACCTGTCCGTCGTCGGCGAGGCGTCCTCCGGTGCCGAGGGGTTCGAGCAGGCCGTGGCGCTCACCCCGGACATCGTGCTGATGGATCTGCGCATGCCCGGCGGCGACGGGGTCGAGGCCACCGGGCGGATCCTGTCGGCCGCCCCGGGCGTCCGGGTGATGGTGCTGACCACCTACGAGTCGGACCGGGACATCCTGCGCGCGATCGAGGCCGGCGCGGCCGGATACCTGCTCAAGGACGCCTCACCGAAAGAGCTGGCCGACGCTGTCCGGGCCGCCGCCCGCGGCGAGACGGTGCTGGCCCCGAGTGTGGCGTCGACCCTGGTCCGGCAGGTGCGCAGCCCGGCCCCGCCGGCCCTGTCGGCGCGCGAGACCGAGGTCCTCAAACTGGTCGCGAGCGGCCTGACCAACGCCGACATCGGCAAGCGCCTGTTCATCAGCGAGGCAACCGTGAAGACGCATCTGCTACGCGTCTTCAACAAACTGGACGTGGCCGACCGTACCGCCGCGGTCACCACCGCGATGCGGCACGGCCTTCTGTAA
- a CDS encoding ABC transporter substrate-binding protein, translating into MRSTRRALAAVVGAAALLVASACGTGEDDDSTASQVEVFTWWAEGGEKAGLDALVSRFTTACPGREFTSGAVPGGAGVNAKQVLNARLQQNDPPDVFQVHAGAELLDHIDAGQIKDLTTDFSSWGLTGALPEGLVETITVNGRLWSVPVGVHRANVVWTNDQVLAESGILTAPKTLDDFIANLGRLRRDGVESPLALGRDWTQLMLLESVLISDLGPKRFTGLFTGATKWEGKAVRAAIDDYATILDFSNADRDSLDWPEAERLLIDGKAGYQLMGDWLAADLAANNFSGYDSFTFPGNGKAFQWLADSFALTTGAPNPEGGACWLQTVASPEGQQAFSVEKGSIPARTDAPTTGFSDYQRKAADDWKSGVAVPSCAHGSACSQPWQNAANAALGAFSAAGGAAIDKASLQSALAAAAKQFIRQA; encoded by the coding sequence ATGCGCTCCACACGACGCGCCCTGGCGGCCGTCGTCGGCGCCGCCGCACTCCTGGTGGCGTCCGCCTGCGGGACCGGGGAGGACGACGACTCCACGGCCTCGCAGGTCGAGGTCTTCACATGGTGGGCCGAGGGCGGCGAGAAGGCCGGCCTGGACGCCCTGGTCAGCCGCTTCACCACCGCCTGCCCGGGTCGGGAGTTCACCAGCGGCGCGGTGCCCGGCGGCGCGGGTGTCAACGCCAAGCAGGTCCTCAACGCGCGGCTGCAGCAGAACGACCCGCCCGACGTCTTCCAGGTGCACGCCGGCGCCGAACTGCTCGACCACATCGACGCGGGCCAGATCAAGGACCTGACCACCGACTTCTCGTCGTGGGGCCTGACCGGCGCGCTGCCCGAGGGTCTGGTCGAGACGATCACGGTGAACGGCAGGCTGTGGTCGGTTCCGGTCGGCGTGCACCGGGCCAACGTGGTGTGGACCAACGACCAGGTGCTCGCCGAGTCGGGCATCCTGACCGCGCCGAAGACGCTCGACGACTTCATCGCCAATCTCGGCCGACTGCGGCGTGACGGTGTCGAGTCGCCGCTCGCGCTGGGCCGCGACTGGACCCAGCTCATGCTCCTCGAGTCGGTGCTGATCAGCGACCTGGGACCGAAGAGGTTCACCGGCCTGTTCACCGGCGCCACCAAGTGGGAGGGCAAAGCGGTCCGCGCGGCGATCGACGACTACGCCACGATCCTCGACTTCAGCAACGCCGACCGCGACTCGCTGGACTGGCCGGAGGCCGAGCGGCTGCTGATCGACGGCAAGGCCGGATATCAGCTGATGGGCGACTGGCTCGCGGCGGACCTGGCGGCCAACAACTTCAGCGGGTACGACTCGTTCACCTTCCCCGGCAACGGCAAGGCCTTCCAGTGGCTCGCCGACTCGTTCGCGCTCACCACCGGGGCGCCCAACCCGGAGGGTGGCGCCTGCTGGCTGCAGACCGTCGCCTCGCCGGAGGGGCAGCAGGCGTTCAGCGTGGAGAAGGGCTCGATCCCGGCCCGGACCGACGCGCCGACCACCGGTTTCTCCGACTACCAACGGAAAGCAGCCGACGACTGGAAGTCCGGGGTGGCGGTCCCGTCCTGCGCACACGGCTCGGCCTGCTCGCAGCCGTGGCAGAACGCGGCGAACGCGGCCCTCGGCGCCTTCTCCGCGGCCGGCGGCGCCGCGATCGACAAGGCGTCCCTGCAGAGCGCGCTGGCCGCGGCGGCCAAGCAGTTCATCAGGCAGGCCTGA
- a CDS encoding ABC transporter ATP-binding protein, translated as MEAIEVTGLRKTYGGQDAVAGIDLVVARGEIFSLLGPNGAGKTTTVEILEGHRRRTAGDVRVLGEDPGTAGSAWRTRIGIVLQDADDAADLTVREMVRHIGGFYPDPRPADEAIELVGLSAKRNSKIRTLSGGQRRRVDVALGIVGRPELLFLDEPTTGFDPEARRQFWDLIRRLAGDGTTIVLTTHYLDEAEALADRLAVVSAGRIVAEGTPATLGGRGAAEARVSWTENGVTRVEQVSDPGDLVRHLVASGADLSSLTITRPTLEDTYLSLIGATR; from the coding sequence ATGGAAGCCATCGAGGTAACCGGACTTCGTAAGACATACGGCGGGCAGGACGCGGTCGCGGGGATCGACCTCGTCGTCGCCCGTGGCGAGATCTTCTCCCTGCTCGGGCCGAACGGCGCGGGCAAGACCACCACCGTCGAGATTCTCGAGGGACACCGCCGCCGGACCGCCGGTGACGTGCGGGTCCTCGGCGAGGACCCGGGTACCGCGGGTTCCGCGTGGCGGACCCGGATCGGCATCGTGCTGCAGGACGCCGACGACGCCGCCGACCTGACCGTGCGCGAGATGGTCCGGCACATCGGCGGGTTCTACCCGGACCCGCGCCCGGCGGACGAGGCGATCGAGCTGGTCGGGTTGAGCGCGAAACGCAACAGCAAGATCCGGACCCTCTCCGGTGGACAGCGGCGCCGCGTCGACGTGGCCCTCGGCATCGTCGGCCGTCCCGAGCTGCTCTTCCTCGACGAGCCGACCACCGGGTTCGACCCGGAGGCGCGACGTCAGTTCTGGGACCTGATCCGCAGGCTCGCCGGTGACGGCACCACCATCGTGCTGACCACCCACTACCTGGACGAGGCGGAGGCGCTGGCCGACCGGCTGGCCGTCGTGTCGGCCGGCCGGATCGTCGCCGAGGGCACCCCGGCCACTCTGGGCGGGCGGGGCGCCGCCGAGGCCCGGGTCAGCTGGACCGAGAACGGCGTCACCCGGGTCGAGCAGGTCAGCGACCCCGGCGACCTGGTCCGTCACCTGGTGGCGTCGGGCGCCGATCTGAGCAGCCTGACGATCACCCGCCCGACCCTCGAGGACACCTACCTGAGCCTGATCGGAGCCACCCGATGA
- a CDS encoding response regulator transcription factor, translating into MTITVLLADDQHLVRAGFRSLLRRGRDLSVVGEAATGDEAVRAARELRPDVILMDIRMPGMDGITATRKILAAQPARIIILTTFETDEYVFAALAAGASGFLTKEIDPDGLRAAVRVVAGGDALLSPSVTRRVVGQFAHRPVPAAGRPSGERLSVLTDREREVVRLVATGLSNDEIAATLVISPLTAKTHVTRAITKLGVRDRVQLVIVAYEDGLVGN; encoded by the coding sequence ATGACCATCACCGTTCTCCTCGCCGACGACCAGCACCTGGTCCGGGCCGGTTTCCGGAGCCTGCTACGGCGCGGCCGGGACCTCTCGGTGGTGGGTGAGGCGGCCACCGGCGACGAGGCGGTGCGCGCGGCCCGGGAGCTGCGCCCGGACGTGATCCTGATGGACATCCGGATGCCCGGCATGGACGGCATCACCGCGACCCGGAAGATTCTGGCCGCCCAGCCGGCCCGGATCATCATCCTGACCACCTTCGAGACCGACGAGTACGTCTTCGCCGCCCTGGCCGCCGGTGCCAGCGGCTTCCTGACCAAGGAGATCGACCCGGACGGGCTACGGGCCGCGGTCCGGGTGGTGGCCGGCGGTGACGCCCTGCTCTCCCCCAGCGTCACCCGCCGTGTCGTCGGCCAGTTCGCGCACCGCCCGGTCCCGGCGGCCGGCCGTCCGTCCGGGGAACGCCTGTCGGTGCTCACCGATCGTGAACGGGAGGTGGTCCGGCTGGTCGCCACCGGCCTGTCCAACGATGAGATCGCCGCCACTCTGGTGATCAGCCCGCTGACCGCGAAGACCCACGTCACGCGGGCGATCACCAAGTTGGGCGTCCGGGACCGGGTGCAGCTGGTGATCGTCGCCTACGAGGACGGGCTGGTCGGTAACTGA
- a CDS encoding ABC transporter permease, which yields MSTFAPAPGRAPMRVILGKQIRMELLLTARRGEAVVLAMGVPLLVLLGAGLFEVTNLPTDDRLGWVVPGVLALTVMSTAFTGQAITTGYERSYGVLKRLGASPLTRPGLLLAKTAAVLVQIAVQVLVLALVGLAVGWRPEAGALLPAIGVTVLAAAGYSGLALLLASVLKPETTTGAATLIYVVMLSVGGIMFSAPDLGTAGWFLLPLAAHAEALRETLMHGGSVPLGIWLALGSWAVVWLTAAARNFKWE from the coding sequence GTGAGCACCTTCGCCCCCGCACCCGGCCGGGCCCCGATGCGCGTCATCCTCGGCAAGCAGATCCGGATGGAGCTGCTGCTGACCGCCCGGCGGGGCGAGGCCGTCGTGCTGGCCATGGGTGTGCCGCTGCTGGTGCTGCTCGGTGCGGGCCTCTTCGAGGTCACCAACCTGCCGACCGACGACCGGCTCGGCTGGGTGGTCCCCGGCGTGCTCGCGCTCACGGTCATGTCGACGGCGTTCACCGGGCAGGCCATCACCACCGGCTACGAGCGCAGTTACGGCGTATTGAAAAGGCTCGGCGCCTCCCCGCTGACCCGGCCCGGCCTGCTGCTCGCCAAGACCGCCGCGGTGCTGGTCCAGATCGCCGTGCAGGTGCTGGTCCTGGCACTGGTCGGGCTCGCGGTGGGCTGGCGGCCGGAGGCCGGTGCCCTGCTCCCGGCGATCGGGGTGACGGTGCTCGCCGCGGCCGGCTACAGCGGGCTCGCCCTGTTGCTGGCCAGTGTGCTGAAACCGGAGACCACGACCGGCGCGGCCACCCTGATCTACGTGGTGATGCTGTCCGTCGGCGGCATCATGTTCAGCGCACCCGACCTGGGCACGGCCGGCTGGTTCCTGTTGCCGCTCGCGGCGCACGCCGAGGCGCTGCGGGAGACGCTGATGCACGGCGGCTCGGTGCCGCTCGGCATCTGGCTGGCGCTGGGCAGCTGGGCGGTGGTCTGGCTGACCGCGGCCGCCCGCAACTTCAAGTGGGAGTGA
- a CDS encoding DNA polymerase domain-containing protein, with translation MGEERDGVPLTNLDQELFPGAGVTKRDLVDYLDAMADRFLPVLRDRPLSVVRVLRGQERFMQKNLPKYTPDWVPRTTVWAEASHREVTYALANDRRTLFWLGNQRAVEYHPALMRAGVPYPTHLIMDLDPPEEGGFGAAVAAARLVREALADAGMSGAIKTSGSKGVHVFVPLAGEPAIEDVAAAQRAVAARTERIDPALATTAFIREDRHGKVFLDATRAGGATVAAAYSPRIRPGAPVSFPVAWSDLDQVTPADFTIRTAPALLGDGDPWAEAMPAPQELDAGLIAEGHAIPVARVQAMHEGKRRAKARREAAGEA, from the coding sequence ATGGGTGAGGAACGCGACGGCGTACCGCTGACCAATCTGGATCAGGAGCTGTTCCCGGGCGCCGGTGTCACCAAGCGGGACCTGGTGGACTACCTGGACGCGATGGCCGACCGGTTCCTCCCCGTCCTGCGCGACCGGCCGCTCTCGGTCGTCCGGGTGCTCCGTGGCCAGGAGCGGTTCATGCAGAAGAACCTGCCGAAATACACACCGGACTGGGTGCCGCGCACCACGGTGTGGGCCGAGGCGTCGCATCGTGAGGTGACCTACGCGCTGGCCAACGATCGGCGCACGCTGTTCTGGCTGGGCAATCAGCGGGCGGTGGAGTATCACCCGGCCCTGATGCGGGCCGGGGTGCCGTACCCCACGCATCTGATCATGGATCTGGACCCTCCGGAGGAGGGCGGTTTCGGCGCCGCGGTGGCCGCGGCCCGGCTGGTCCGGGAGGCGCTGGCCGACGCCGGGATGTCCGGGGCGATCAAGACCAGCGGGTCCAAGGGGGTGCACGTCTTCGTGCCGCTGGCCGGTGAGCCGGCGATCGAGGACGTGGCCGCGGCTCAGCGCGCGGTGGCCGCCCGCACCGAACGGATCGACCCCGCACTGGCCACCACCGCGTTCATCCGCGAGGACCGGCACGGCAAGGTGTTCCTGGACGCCACCCGGGCCGGCGGGGCGACCGTGGCCGCGGCCTACAGTCCACGGATCCGGCCCGGCGCACCCGTGTCGTTCCCGGTCGCGTGGTCCGATCTGGATCAGGTCACGCCGGCCGATTTCACCATCCGGACCGCGCCGGCGCTGCTCGGTGACGGCGACCCGTGGGCCGAGGCGATGCCCGCGCCGCAGGAGCTGGACGCCGGACTGATCGCCGAGGGCCACGCCATCCCGGTCGCCCGGGTCCAGGCCATGCACGAGGGCAAACGACGGGCCAAGGCACGCCGCGAGGCGGCCGGGGAGGCCTGA
- a CDS encoding sensor histidine kinase, producing MSESQSSYWLWELFFGVTVVAVGAAMIIVDGFEPWRRAVALAAIGAMLLLHLVVGRPLIARDAENTAALLTLLTQLVLFGVAVWAVPLATWLMFAVIPVIFQMVAVRLAIVLVVVANLIPVGVEAWYEPGGIGMDIVIAAISTGAGICIGLWILKTLHESEQRATLITELEASRAEVARLSHEAGVAAERTRLAGEIHDTLAQGFTSIITLVQAADPGLRDERLALAVRTARENLAESRALVAALSPTALASASLPEAVRRSAARFTEEAGVPCSVRVTGSVVELPTRVEVVLLRAAQEALTNVRRHAGAREVALLLAYSPTTVRLVVRDDGCGLKSDVSEGFGLSGMRTRAAQVAGTLTIRSDADTGTTVELEIPA from the coding sequence GTGAGCGAGTCGCAGTCCTCCTATTGGCTGTGGGAGCTGTTCTTCGGGGTCACCGTGGTGGCGGTCGGCGCCGCGATGATCATCGTGGACGGATTCGAGCCCTGGCGGCGGGCGGTCGCGCTCGCCGCCATCGGCGCGATGCTGCTGCTGCACCTGGTGGTCGGCCGCCCGCTGATCGCCCGGGACGCGGAGAACACGGCGGCGCTGCTGACCCTGCTCACCCAGCTGGTCCTCTTCGGTGTCGCGGTCTGGGCCGTGCCGCTCGCCACCTGGCTGATGTTCGCGGTCATCCCGGTGATCTTCCAGATGGTGGCGGTGCGACTCGCGATCGTCCTGGTGGTGGTGGCCAACCTGATCCCGGTCGGGGTGGAGGCCTGGTATGAGCCCGGTGGCATCGGCATGGACATCGTGATCGCCGCGATCTCCACCGGCGCCGGCATCTGCATCGGCCTCTGGATCCTCAAGACGCTGCACGAGAGCGAGCAGCGGGCGACGCTGATCACCGAGTTGGAGGCGAGCCGCGCCGAGGTGGCCCGACTCTCCCACGAGGCAGGCGTCGCGGCCGAGCGGACCCGCTTGGCGGGCGAGATCCACGACACCCTCGCCCAGGGCTTCACCAGCATCATCACGCTGGTCCAGGCGGCCGATCCGGGGCTGCGCGACGAGCGGCTGGCGCTCGCCGTGCGTACCGCACGGGAGAATCTCGCGGAATCCCGGGCCCTGGTCGCGGCCCTCTCACCGACCGCGTTGGCCTCCGCTTCCCTACCCGAGGCGGTACGCCGTAGCGCCGCCCGTTTCACCGAGGAGGCCGGCGTGCCGTGCTCGGTCCGGGTCACCGGCTCCGTCGTCGAATTGCCCACCCGTGTGGAAGTGGTGCTGCTCCGCGCCGCGCAGGAGGCTTTGACCAATGTGCGGCGACACGCGGGCGCGCGGGAGGTGGCGCTGTTGCTCGCCTACTCACCCACTACGGTGCGATTGGTCGTTCGCGACGACGGCTGCGGTCTCAAGTCCGATGTCTCCGAAGGTTTCGGACTCTCCGGCATGCGAACGAGGGCTGCACAGGTCGCCGGCACCCTGACCATTCGCAGTGACGCCGACACCGGCACCACCGTCGAACTGGAGATTCCCGCGTGA
- a CDS encoding sensor histidine kinase, whose translation MDRNLARSAALLTLLGVPAGFALTGGLGPVVLISALAIALAAMTLAVPRWPLTMLILILGTVSGWRAAHLVEAGWVWPATGALVALVLAGRLRIAVAASTLMLAYGANWDTVVDPHPEGWVLSHLGGEALWVAAVLAGATAYRNTLRWRAEIAHRFDVESRTRRAEERVAIARDLHDVVSHTLAVVGVHLNVALDAFDSEPEEARASLRLAQEVRGRAMTDLKALVGVLREGELPALDGLDRLFAQVRAAGLEVSFNEFGDPVPVPAPVAAAVYRVVQESLTNTVRHAGAGRVTVTIRYAPDSVLVDVRDDGTGGAGTTDGHGIAGMRERVAALGGALTAGPDKTGFTVRASLPITE comes from the coding sequence ATGGATAGGAATCTCGCCCGTTCCGCCGCCCTCCTGACCCTTCTGGGTGTGCCGGCCGGGTTCGCCCTCACCGGCGGGCTGGGCCCGGTCGTCCTGATCTCCGCACTCGCGATCGCCCTGGCCGCGATGACCCTGGCGGTTCCGCGGTGGCCGCTCACCATGCTGATCCTGATCCTCGGCACGGTGAGCGGCTGGCGGGCCGCCCATCTGGTCGAGGCCGGCTGGGTGTGGCCCGCCACCGGCGCCCTGGTGGCGCTCGTGCTGGCCGGCCGGCTCCGGATCGCGGTGGCCGCCTCGACACTGATGCTCGCCTACGGCGCGAACTGGGACACCGTCGTCGATCCGCACCCCGAGGGCTGGGTGCTGTCCCATCTCGGCGGGGAGGCCCTGTGGGTGGCCGCCGTCCTGGCCGGCGCCACCGCGTACCGGAACACGCTGCGCTGGCGGGCCGAGATCGCCCACCGGTTCGACGTCGAGTCGCGGACCCGCCGGGCCGAGGAGCGGGTGGCGATCGCCCGCGACCTGCACGACGTGGTCTCGCACACGCTCGCCGTCGTCGGCGTGCATCTGAACGTGGCGTTGGACGCCTTCGACTCCGAGCCGGAGGAGGCCAGGGCATCGCTGCGACTGGCCCAGGAGGTCCGCGGCCGCGCCATGACCGATCTGAAAGCGCTGGTCGGTGTGCTGCGTGAGGGTGAGCTTCCGGCCCTCGACGGTCTCGACCGGCTGTTCGCCCAGGTCCGGGCGGCCGGCCTGGAGGTGTCGTTCAACGAGTTCGGCGATCCGGTGCCGGTGCCCGCCCCGGTCGCCGCCGCGGTCTATCGAGTGGTGCAGGAGTCGCTGACCAACACGGTCCGGCACGCCGGAGCCGGCCGGGTCACCGTGACGATCAGGTATGCGCCGGACAGTGTCCTGGTCGACGTCCGCGACGACGGGACGGGCGGTGCCGGGACCACCGACGGCCACGGCATCGCCGGAATGCGGGAACGGGTGGCGGCGCTCGGCGGCGCTCTCACCGCGGGCCCGGACAAGACCGGTTTCACGGTACGGGCCAGTCTCCCGATCACGGAGTGA